The following proteins come from a genomic window of Litorilinea aerophila:
- a CDS encoding integron integrase, whose translation MSQRPKKLLEQVSDALRRKHYSYRTEKSYVHWIKRFILFHHKRHPKDMGAAEIEAFLTHLAVTEKVSASTQNQALSALLFLYRHVLDQEVGPINALRAKPSKYLPTVLSKDEVSCLLDQLTGVHALLARLLYGSGMRLAEGLRLRVKDIDFEQHHILVRDGKGEKDRVTLLPTSLYDELQAQLAYAHRLHQKDLARGLGAVYLPYALSRKYPNAEREWGWQYVFPSHRISAEPGTGIRRRHHLDPSGLQKAIRQAAKAIGLAKPVGPHTLRHCFATHLLEAGYDIRTVQELLGHKDVKTTMIYTHVMQRGPLGVRSPLDG comes from the coding sequence ATGTCTCAACGCCCCAAGAAGCTGCTTGAACAGGTCTCCGATGCCCTGCGCCGGAAGCATTACTCTTACCGCACAGAAAAGTCCTATGTTCACTGGATTAAACGTTTCATTCTCTTCCATCACAAACGCCATCCCAAAGACATGGGTGCAGCAGAGATCGAAGCCTTTCTCACCCACCTGGCCGTGACGGAGAAGGTCTCCGCCTCCACCCAGAACCAGGCCCTCTCCGCCCTCCTCTTCCTCTATCGCCATGTTCTAGATCAGGAAGTGGGGCCCATCAACGCTCTGCGCGCCAAGCCATCCAAGTACCTCCCCACCGTACTCTCCAAGGACGAGGTCAGCTGCCTCCTGGATCAACTGACAGGTGTACATGCCCTCTTGGCCCGGCTTCTCTATGGCAGTGGTATGCGCCTGGCCGAAGGATTGCGTTTACGTGTCAAGGACATCGACTTCGAGCAGCATCACATCCTCGTTCGTGATGGCAAAGGGGAAAAGGACCGGGTGACCCTCCTGCCTACCAGCTTGTACGATGAGCTCCAGGCCCAGCTCGCCTACGCCCATCGGCTCCACCAGAAAGACCTGGCCAGGGGGCTGGGGGCCGTCTACCTGCCCTACGCGCTCAGCCGTAAATACCCCAATGCCGAACGAGAGTGGGGCTGGCAGTATGTCTTCCCGTCCCACCGCATTTCCGCTGAGCCGGGAACCGGTATTCGTCGCCGCCATCATCTGGACCCCAGCGGCCTGCAGAAAGCCATCCGCCAGGCCGCCAAAGCCATTGGCCTCGCCAAACCGGTGGGCCCCCATACCCTGCGCCATTGCTTCGCCACCCACCTGCTGGAAGCCGGTTATGACATCCGCACTGTGCAAGAACTCCTGGGTCACAAGGACGTCAAGACCACTATGATTTACACCCACGTCATGCA